The DNA window TCCCGGGGAGAAGGCAGGGTGAGGGGGAACCGGTATCCCTTCACCAGCACGTCCGCCGCCACCTCGTAGTCCAGACGCGCGTCTCGCACGAACCCCACGTGCTCGTAGAGCTGCATGGCGACGCTCATCATGTCGGCGGTGTGGAGGATCAGCGCCGCCGTCCCGCTCGCGCGCGCCCGCCGGATGCACTCGTCCATCAGACGCCGTCCCACGCCCTGTCCACGCGCCGACGGCGCCACCGCGAGCAGTCGAACCTCCGGATGCGCCAGCCGACTCGACGTGCCGCGGCCCGGATTGGCCGTGTCGGCGCCCGCCGGCTGGAGCAGCACGCTCCCGACCAGCGCGCCCCCGGCCTCCGCGACGATGGTGATCTCGGGCGTCGCGTCGGCGAGCGTGGCCACGATGTTCCGGCGGTACTCGCGCCACAGCCGCGGCGGCAGGATGGCCGCGTATTGCTCGTACGCGGCCAGCGTCACCGCCTCGATCGCGGGCCGATCGGCCTCCCTCGCGCTGCGGATCACGCCGCCGCGGGCTTGACCTCCGAGGCGAGCCGCTCCATCGCCCGCACCATCGCGGGAATGCTCGCACGCGGCAGATCGAAGGTCATCCACTCGGCGCCCAGGCCCCGCACCCGCTTGATGTCGGCGGCCACTTCCGCCACCGAGCCCTGAAACGCGGCGCGCCCGCTGCCCTTCGCCCCGTCGGTCAGGTCGAGCAGGTTGCGCGGGGCCAGGCCGAGCTTGTCCCGCCGGCCGGTGCGGCTGGCCAGATCGCGCAGCGTCGCGTAGCCCTTCTCGATATCGTCGAGGCCGAGCGCGAGCGGATGCCACGCGTCGCCCAGCTCCGCGCAGCGTCGCACCGCGGGGCCGGAGATCGCGGCGGGCGAGCCGCCCACCCAGATCGGCGGGTGCGGCCGCTGCGCCGGGCGCGGCGAGAACGTGGCGCCCGAGAAGCTCACGTACTTGCCGTTGTACTGCGGCACGTCGGCCGCGAACGCGGCCTTGATCGCCCGGATGTAGTCGTCGCTCAGGCGGCCCCGCTCTGCGAACGGCAACCGGAGATCCACGAACTCGGCCTCGTCCCAGCCCACCCCGACGCCGAAGATGAAGCGGCCACCCGAGGCCTGATCCACGGTCGCCGCCGCCTTGGCCGCGACCAGCGGGTTGCGATAGGGCAGCACGATGACGCTGGCGCCCAGCTGGATGCGGCGCGTGCGCCCGGCCAGGAAGGCGAGCAGCGAGAACGGATCCGGCCAGTGACCGCCGTAGTGCTGCGTGGTGGCCGGCTTGGCCAGGATGTGGTCGGGCACGAAGACGCCGTCGAGACCGAGCGCCTCCGCCTTCGTGGCGAGGGACTCCGCGTCCGCCACCGTGAGCTGCCAGATGGGAAGTACCACGCCGTACTTCATGGGCCCCTCCTGTGGGTAGGCTGGCCCCGAGGCTACACGCTCGGCCGCGCGCGGACAACCGCCGGGCGGCCGGCGCGGGACGTCTCAGAGGACCTGCGCGCCGTGCTCGCCGAGCAGGGCGCGCAGCAGCGAGCGATGGCAGCGGCGCTCGTCCTCGCAGTAGCAGCCCACCGAGAAGTCGGTCGTGCGGGAGAGCGCGGCCAGCAGGCCGATGAGTCGCCGGGTCGCGGGCTGCCGCATCTCGCCGCGATAGCGGCGGGCGTAGCGCGCCCAGCGCGCGTCCGTCCACGGCTTGGACAGCGCGTAGGAGACCAGCGGCGCGCTCGGGGCCAGCTCGGGCAGCCACGCGTCGTAGTAGTCGCGCGCGCCGTAGTCGGCCTTGCGCACCCCGCGCGGCGGTCGCCGCACCGTGCCGATGCGCAGGCCCTCGCGGGCGGCGCGCGGCGTGCCCAGTCGAACGATCCGTACCGCCATGATCTCTCTCCCCCGGCCGCGCGGCATCCGGCTCTCGCGGGCCCCGCCCCGCAGGCCCGCGAGGCCGGCGGGCAGCAGCACGATCACGATCAGATCACACCCAGCCCGAGCATATACAGGATCTCGGACAGCAGACCGAGGAACACCGCGCCCGGCGCGAAGACGGCGATCTTGATGCGGTTGGTGTCGATACCGAGCGTCTCCGCGCGCTCCTCGTCGGCCCACTTCGCGGGCCGGCGCCGGCGCGCGGTCAGCCACCCTGGCCCTGATAGAGCAGGATCCCCGCGGTGATGAGGGCGACCGCGAGCAGGCGGCCCCACGTGAACGGCTCGTGGAGGAGCAGGAAGCCGGCCAGGAGCACGGCGAGCGTCGAGGTGCCGCCCATGACGAACGACGATGTGACGCGCAGGCCGTGCTGATACGCCAGGAGCCCGAACAGATCCACCGAGGCCGCGGCCATTCCCGCTCCGAGCAGGAGCCAGAGGCTCTCGCGCGTGAAGACGGTCTCGTGGCCGCGCATCTTCATGACGAGGAGCACGGCGAGGTTGACCGCGAGGGCCCCGGTGGTGATGACGATCGCGCCGACCACCGCGCTGATGCGCGCGGAGGCCAGCTTGAGGAAGATGGTCCAGGTGGCCGCGCCCAGGCCGGCGAGGATGGCGAACGCGATCGCGCGATTCACGGGAGCGATCCGATCGCCCGCTCGTAGAGGGCGGAGAGCATCTCGTCGATCGCCGCGAAGGCCCACACCGCCGAGAGGGGCGACTGATGCATCGCGGCCCACTCTCGCATGAAGCGATCCCACGCGTCCTCACGAGTCTCTCCGGGCCGGGAAGCCTGCATCGCGTCGGCGATCCGGCCGTGGTGGAAGACCGCGGGCCGCTCGATGAAGTGGTAGAGATACTCCATCGCGCCGGTGTAGAAGACCGCCACCGGGATCGACTGGTACGTCCGCCCGTCCTGCTCCCGCAGGAACGCGTTCATCAGGTCCGCGTTGGGGGACTCGGCCGGGTTGGCCCGAGACCCGCGCCCGACCCGGGCGCCGTCGCGCGGGAAGATGCGCAGCTCGAGCCCTCCCGCCTCGGCCAGCCGCGAGAGCATCGGCACCGCGCGGCGACAATCCGACGACCACTCCTCGGCGATCGCCAGGATCTTGGCGGGCCCGCGCGGCTGAGAGGCCAGCCACCGGATCGCCGCCGCCTGATCTTCACGGAGCCGGAGCCCGTCGTGCCAGCCGCGCAGGATCGCGCTCCAGTCCATCCGCTCCGGGCCGCGCCACCAGCCCGCCTCCCGCGCGAGATTCGCGGGCGTCCCGATGAAGGCGAGGTACTGCTCGAAGGTCATGCCGCGGGCGAAGCGCGCTGCGGTCACCACGCTCATCGGCCGGCCGCGATCTTCCGCTCGAGGAACCAGCAGAACCAGCCGCGATAGCGCTCCTGCAGCTCGGGCTTCATCCAGTCCTTGCCGGTGACGACGCGACGGCAGCGCGGACTACCGCAGCGGCACGCAAGCGTGTAGTCGCCGTCGTCGGTGGTCGCCCAGTCGATGGTGAGCTCCTCGCCGGGGGCGATGTCGCGCATCGCCACCAGCACGATCTGGCCCTGGATGGCGAGGTTGGGATCGCAGGAGTGGTTCGTGAAGAGCATGCTCCCGTCGCGGTGCTCCCGGTCGACCGGGGCGATGACGAGGTCGTCCGCGATCTGGATCTCGGCCGGACCGAGCGCGGGCTCGAGCGCGGCCCACCGGGCGGCGGTCAGCACGTGGCCGCCCTTGACCGCGACGATCTCGCCGGCCGCGATCGCCGCGCGGGCGAAGAGGCCGCGACCGTGAATCGGGCTGGGCCGCACCTCGGTCCTGGGCGATCGATAGGTGAGATCAGACATTTGGCGCTCGCCGACGCTACCCCGCCCTGCCGGCGCCCCTCACCCTGCCCCCTCCCCAGAGGGGAGAGGGAAAGGGTGAGGGGAGGGAGGCGGGGCCTACTTGAACATCGAGAAGTTGATCTCCTTCTCGGTGATGAATTCGAGCAGGACCGGGGTGCCCTCGCGGGTCTTGGCGATCCCGCGCTTGATGGCCGGAATGATCTCGCCGGGCTCGGTGACGCGCTCGCCGTGGCCGCCGAAGGCTCGGGCCATGTCCGCGTAGTGGCCGCTGATGTCGGTCGACCGGTACTTCTCGGTGGCCGTCTTCATGATCGGCAGCTCGATGGCCATCGAGAAGTTGTTGAGCAGGACCGAGAGGATCGGGATGCGCTCGCGCACCGCGGTCTCGAAATCCATGCCGGTGAAGCCGATGGCCGCGTCGCCCCACACGTTGATGCAGAGCGCCTCCGGCTTCGCCAGCTTGGCGCCCATCGCGAGCCCCAGACCGTAGCCGAGCTGAGTGGTCTTGCCCCAGCCGATGTAGGTGAGCGGCTCGGTGCTCTCCCAGAACGGGGAGAGCTGATCCCGCGGGCTGCCCGCGTCGTGGGTGATGATCGTGGTGGCGGGGTCGACGGTGCGCAGCAGGTCCCAGATCACCCGGTACGGCGAGAGCGGCTTGTCGCCGGACGTCAGCTTGGGCATCCACTGGGCGAGCCATTCCGCCTTCATGGTGGCGATCTGCCGGGTCACCTCCGCCCGGCGTCCGCGCGGCTTGCCCTTCAGGCGGTCGCGCACCTCGACGAGCAGGGCGTCCAGCACGAGGCCG is part of the Candidatus Methylomirabilota bacterium genome and encodes:
- a CDS encoding EamA family transporter — its product is MNRAIAFAILAGLGAATWTIFLKLASARISAVVGAIVITTGALAVNLAVLLVMKMRGHETVFTRESLWLLLGAGMAAASVDLFGLLAYQHGLRVTSSFVMGGTSTLAVLLAGFLLLHEPFTWGRLLAVALITAGILLYQGQGG
- a CDS encoding DUF488 family protein — encoded protein: MAVRIVRLGTPRAAREGLRIGTVRRPPRGVRKADYGARDYYDAWLPELAPSAPLVSYALSKPWTDARWARYARRYRGEMRQPATRRLIGLLAALSRTTDFSVGCYCEDERRCHRSLLRALLGEHGAQVL
- a CDS encoding thioredoxin family protein, which translates into the protein MSVVTAARFARGMTFEQYLAFIGTPANLAREAGWWRGPERMDWSAILRGWHDGLRLREDQAAAIRWLASQPRGPAKILAIAEEWSSDCRRAVPMLSRLAEAGGLELRIFPRDGARVGRGSRANPAESPNADLMNAFLREQDGRTYQSIPVAVFYTGAMEYLYHFIERPAVFHHGRIADAMQASRPGETREDAWDRFMREWAAMHQSPLSAVWAFAAIDEMLSALYERAIGSLP
- a CDS encoding SET domain-containing protein-lysine N-methyltransferase; its protein translation is MSDLTYRSPRTEVRPSPIHGRGLFARAAIAAGEIVAVKGGHVLTAARWAALEPALGPAEIQIADDLVIAPVDREHRDGSMLFTNHSCDPNLAIQGQIVLVAMRDIAPGEELTIDWATTDDGDYTLACRCGSPRCRRVVTGKDWMKPELQERYRGWFCWFLERKIAAGR
- a CDS encoding GNAT family N-acetyltransferase — encoded protein: MIRSAREADRPAIEAVTLAAYEQYAAILPPRLWREYRRNIVATLADATPEITIVAEAGGALVGSVLLQPAGADTANPGRGTSSRLAHPEVRLLAVAPSARGQGVGRRLMDECIRRARASGTAALILHTADMMSVAMQLYEHVGFVRDARLDYEVAADVLVKGYRFPLTLPSPREGSGRETSAGREPSRAAGLTR
- a CDS encoding TIGR03619 family F420-dependent LLM class oxidoreductase — translated: MKYGVVLPIWQLTVADAESLATKAEALGLDGVFVPDHILAKPATTQHYGGHWPDPFSLLAFLAGRTRRIQLGASVIVLPYRNPLVAAKAAATVDQASGGRFIFGVGVGWDEAEFVDLRLPFAERGRLSDDYIRAIKAAFAADVPQYNGKYVSFSGATFSPRPAQRPHPPIWVGGSPAAISGPAVRRCAELGDAWHPLALGLDDIEKGYATLRDLASRTGRRDKLGLAPRNLLDLTDGAKGSGRAAFQGSVAEVAADIKRVRGLGAEWMTFDLPRASIPAMVRAMERLASEVKPAAA